A single region of the Triticum dicoccoides isolate Atlit2015 ecotype Zavitan chromosome 2B, WEW_v2.0, whole genome shotgun sequence genome encodes:
- the LOC119361868 gene encoding obtusifoliol 14-alpha demethylase-like: protein MDLPIGTVWLVLAIILITAIVTKIANARVTFDPVCTRPPPPVVNNIALIKLLPTLCTKGPEVTMTYLYNKFGSVFTVSILWKRITFLVGPEVSGPFFQGSESEVSQGNFNEFTVPMFGQENGFAVDSSTRMDEIRFYIDALKPSQLRSHVDPMLREVEDYFGKWGEVGVVDLKDEFNHILMLIASRCLLGKEVREKIFGEFYTLFTEIEAGMNFVSFVLPYIPIPVNRRRDRARVKLTEIVSEILRSRKICNRVEEDVLQKLMDSRYKDGRRTTEAAVAGMIIALIFAGKHTSAVISTWTGACLLTHEKFLDAVVNEQKEIMRTYEDMIDYNVLLEMETLHSCIKEAGRVNPISIGLVRQAQKNIIVRTKEGVEYDIPKGDTLVNLVMLTSKLPHIYKDPEVYDPDRFRSGRDEDKVGGKFSYGIFGGGRHACAGEAYAFMQIKIIWSHLLRNFELKLTSPFPKADWSKYALEPKGKVMVNYKRRHLASN, encoded by the exons ATGGACTTGCCAATTGGCACTGTGTGGTTGGTCCTAGCCATTATTCTGATAACTGCAATAGTCACCAAGATTGCAAATGCAAGAGTTACATTTGATCCAGTTTGTACACGACCACCTCCACCCGTGGTGAATAACATTGCTCTTATAAAACTCTTACCTACCCTGTGTACAAAGGGCCCTGAAGTTACAATGACCTATCTGTATAACAAGTTTGGCAGTGTGTTCACAGTTAGCATTCTTTGGAAAAGGATAACCTTCTTGGTTGGGCCAGAGGTCTCTGGTCCTTTCTTTCAAGGTTCTGAGTCAGAGGTTTCCCAAGGTAATTTCAACGAGTTCACTGTGCCCATGTTTGGCCAAGAGAATGGATTTGCCGTAGATTCCTCCACTCGAATGGATGAGATTCGCTTCTACATTGATGCTCTAAAGCCATCACAGCTCAGGAGCCATGTTGACCCCATGCTTCGTGaagtggag GACTACTTTGGAAAATGGGGAGAAGTCGGGGTAGTCGATCTAAAAGATGAGTTCAACCATATACTCATGTTAATCGCAAGCCGATGCTTACTCGGAAAAGAGGTTCGAGAGAAGATATTTGGCGAGTTTTACACATTGTTTACTGAAATTGAAGCAGGAATGAACTTCGTCAGTTTCGTGCTCCCATATATCCCTATTCCAGTAAATAGGCGACGTGATAGAGCTCGCGTCAAGCTTACAGAGATTGTTTCAGAGATTCTGAGGTCACGAAAGATATGCAACCGCGTCGAGGAGGATGTGCTCCAGAAGTTGATGGATTCCAGGTATAAAGATGGTCGCCGTACAACAGAAGCAGCTGTCGCAGGAATGATCATCGCATTGATATTTGCTGGAAAACATACAAGCGCTGTCATATCCACCTGGACTGGAGCTTGCCTATTGACCCATGAAAAGTTCTTAGATGCTGTTGTCAATGAGCAAAAAGAAATAATGAGGACATATGAGGACATGATAGACTATAATGTCTTATTAGAGATGGAGACACTGCATAGTTGCATCAAAGAGGCTGGACGTGTGAATCCAATATCGATTGGGTTGGTACGCCAAGCACAAAAGAACATCATAGTGAGGACAAAAGAGGGAGTTGAATACGACATCCCAAAAGGTGACACCTTGGTAAATCTTGTAATGCTAACTAGCAAATTGCCACACATTTACAAGGACCCTGAGGTATATGACCCTGACCGGTTTCGTTCCGGAAGGGACGAGGACAAAGTTGGTGGTAAATTCTCTTACGGAATTTTTGGTGGTGGAAGGCATGCTTGCGCTGGGGAGGCCTATGCTTTTATGCAAATCAAAATTATATGGAGCCATTTGCTGAGAAATTTTGAACTCAAATTGACTTCTCCTTTTCCCAAGGCAGATTGGAGCAAGTATGCACTAGAGCCAAAAGGGAAAGTGATGGTAAACTATAAGAGACGCCATCTAGCAAGCAACTAA